In Bacteroidales bacterium, the following are encoded in one genomic region:
- the asnB gene encoding asparagine synthase (glutamine-hydrolyzing) has translation MNEFSRNKSIFSGCGFIGAFVFNAQNRENILKQIYFNKMLNSIHHRGPEGFGVWEKENIKLGHRRLSILDLSDRGKQPMTREHLTIVSNGEVYNFAEIKNILVKDGIRFTSETDTEVILRAYQKWGIEALHKFNGMFAFAIWDDKKKTLLLARDRIGIKPYYYFNDNKILIFGSEIQALMHSGYIPAEINWEAVYNQIFLSSFFEYNLTRTLVKNVFSLPPGHYMTVNPAGQTKLERYWDLPEAKFKHNKSQQELAEELVELLQNSIKYRLVSDVEVAAFLSGGMDSSIINVLAAKELKDYKLTSITVSYEGGGKDPFSDSEDKDLEYSRVIAKILKNKANHKIINIKPSEVTLELIDDIIDLASFSDDDRLLTILENYKTVKEQNFKVVLNGQGADEIMGGYIALKRFFVDGILDVQKPDIDLIKNLFSSRLIPDKSTLNKQIFKYEKGIYDNIYCYYHQLSGDLLEKSHRFLTKTLLQRILKFEDILSMKSSVECRLPFLDHRIIEWSFNIPFQKHIRVEDRMGKILLRKAAKDFLPKNLINRPKQAFPRADNQIAKNVLLKIYQENYHKIINTEIIQRIYKKEFLKINDFQISYPELWLLLVIWRWETKLNKFNA, from the coding sequence ATGAATGAATTTAGTAGAAATAAATCTATATTTAGTGGTTGTGGTTTTATTGGCGCATTTGTATTTAATGCTCAGAATAGAGAAAATATTTTAAAACAAATATATTTCAACAAGATGTTGAATTCCATACATCATCGGGGACCCGAAGGCTTTGGTGTATGGGAAAAAGAAAATATTAAATTAGGACATCGTCGACTCAGTATATTAGATTTAAGCGATCGTGGAAAGCAACCAATGACAAGAGAACATTTGACAATCGTATCAAATGGAGAAGTATATAATTTTGCAGAAATAAAAAACATATTAGTAAAAGATGGCATTCGATTTACCTCTGAAACAGACACTGAGGTAATTTTACGTGCCTATCAAAAATGGGGTATTGAAGCTCTTCACAAATTTAATGGCATGTTTGCATTTGCAATTTGGGATGATAAAAAAAAAACACTCCTCTTAGCCAGAGATAGAATAGGAATAAAACCATATTATTATTTTAACGATAATAAAATCTTAATTTTTGGATCAGAAATCCAGGCATTAATGCATTCAGGGTATATTCCTGCTGAAATAAACTGGGAAGCTGTTTATAATCAAATTTTTTTATCATCATTTTTTGAATACAATTTAACCAGAACTTTAGTTAAAAATGTTTTTTCACTTCCTCCAGGACATTATATGACTGTAAATCCAGCAGGACAAACAAAATTAGAAAGGTACTGGGACTTACCTGAAGCTAAATTTAAACATAATAAATCACAACAAGAGTTAGCCGAAGAACTGGTTGAACTATTACAAAATAGTATAAAATACAGATTGGTTAGTGATGTTGAGGTTGCCGCATTCTTAAGTGGAGGAATGGATTCATCAATAATAAATGTATTAGCAGCAAAAGAATTAAAAGATTACAAATTGACAAGTATTACTGTTTCATATGAAGGTGGTGGCAAAGACCCTTTTTCTGATTCTGAAGATAAAGATCTGGAGTATAGTCGCGTTATTGCTAAAATATTGAAAAATAAGGCTAATCATAAGATAATAAATATTAAACCTTCTGAAGTTACTTTAGAATTAATAGATGATATCATTGATTTAGCAAGTTTTTCTGATGATGACAGGCTTTTAACAATACTTGAAAACTACAAAACAGTCAAAGAACAAAATTTTAAAGTGGTTCTGAATGGGCAAGGAGCTGATGAAATTATGGGTGGATATATTGCATTAAAAAGATTTTTTGTTGATGGAATATTAGATGTACAAAAGCCGGATATTGATCTTATAAAAAATCTTTTCTCCTCTCGTTTAATTCCAGATAAATCCACTTTAAATAAACAAATATTCAAATATGAAAAAGGAATTTACGATAATATTTATTGTTATTATCATCAATTATCAGGTGACCTCCTTGAAAAATCACATAGATTTTTAACTAAGACACTATTACAAAGAATTTTAAAATTTGAAGATATTCTCAGCATGAAATCCAGTGTTGAATGTCGTTTGCCTTTCCTTGATCATAGGATTATAGAATGGTCATTTAATATACCTTTTCAAAAACACATCCGGGTAGAAGACAGAATGGGCAAAATATTATTAAGAAAAGCCGCAAAGGACTTTTTACCAAAAAATTTGATTAATAGACCAAAACAAGCATTTCCACGTGCAGATAACCAAATTGCCAAGAATGTTTTACTAAAAATATATCAGGAAAATTACCATAAAATTATTAATACAGAAATCATTCAGCGAATCTATAAAAAAGAATTTCTTAAAATAAATGATTTTCAAATTTCTTATCCTGAATTATGGCTATTACTAGTTATTTGGAGGTGGGAAACGAAATTAAATAAATTCAATGCTTAA
- a CDS encoding SpoIIE family protein phosphatase — protein sequence MDIAIISIDKQSNILEYSDAINPIYFIRDNNLNVFETNIMPIGIHYNISECFTSNFIKLQKGDMIYLFTDGYIDQFGGKYNQKFKIRNFKNLLIKINSLPLNE from the coding sequence ATGGATATTGCCATCATTTCTATCGACAAACAATCAAATATTTTAGAATATTCAGATGCAATAAATCCAATCTATTTTATTAGAGATAATAATCTTAATGTTTTTGAAACCAATATAATGCCAATTGGTATTCACTATAATATTAGTGAATGTTTTACATCAAACTTTATTAAACTGCAAAAAGGTGATATGATATATCTTTTCACTGACGGATATATTGACCAGTTTGGTGGAAAATATAATCAAAAATTTAAAATCCGTAATTTTAAAAATCTACTAATCAAAATAAATTCTTTGCCACTTAATGAATAG
- a CDS encoding histidinol-phosphate aminotransferase family protein, translating to MYYKTYKFFNQSTRQAMFERVKGYVNKFSSVEVEIQRLKIEYNLDKIYRFDLGENMDGFSPEIKKFLGNITQKDDHFLNLNRYPDVTHDVLKKRIAGKFDISVNWIVLSTGLDSLLDLVTRVFFEDKDIYLMPVPSFFLFEDYSERMGAIPVFMQLKENDNFAWNKECTKKFKDQIIKFRPKIIWISNPNNPTGQIIPRRILKDIIELAYSYHAFVVIDEAYGEYMGISKKFSAAKFLYKFHNIIILRTFSKAYGLAGIRLGYLMCSSSDIIEALLLHRHHFPATHLSLSLADIALQDNNFINQTRKITKERVNKLHKQLDELKSFKYIPTYSNIFMLKNHHLNYFELDNMFKKKGIITSNLNITGIKQNNYVRITIRKEEDNNYFFNVCKEIDNEIKIKT from the coding sequence ATGTACTACAAAACCTACAAATTTTTTAACCAATCTACTCGTCAGGCAATGTTTGAACGGGTAAAAGGATATGTAAATAAATTCTCTTCTGTTGAAGTAGAAATTCAGCGATTAAAGATTGAGTATAATTTAGATAAAATTTATCGTTTTGACCTTGGTGAAAATATGGATGGATTTTCGCCTGAAATAAAAAAATTCCTGGGAAATATAACCCAAAAAGATGATCATTTCTTAAATCTTAACAGATATCCCGATGTAACTCATGATGTTTTAAAAAAAAGAATAGCCGGAAAATTTGATATTTCTGTTAATTGGATAGTATTAAGCACAGGTTTAGACTCATTATTAGATTTAGTTACAAGAGTATTTTTTGAAGATAAGGATATATATCTTATGCCAGTTCCTTCATTTTTTCTTTTTGAAGATTATTCTGAACGTATGGGTGCTATACCTGTTTTTATGCAATTAAAAGAAAACGATAATTTCGCATGGAACAAAGAATGTACAAAAAAATTTAAAGACCAAATTATAAAATTTCGTCCCAAAATTATCTGGATATCCAATCCTAATAATCCAACCGGACAGATTATTCCAAGACGTATTCTTAAAGACATTATTGAACTTGCATATTCTTACCATGCCTTTGTTGTAATTGATGAAGCTTACGGAGAATATATGGGAATTTCAAAAAAATTTTCTGCTGCTAAATTTCTCTATAAATTTCATAATATTATAATATTAAGAACATTTTCCAAAGCATATGGATTAGCCGGCATTCGTTTAGGCTATTTAATGTGTTCTTCAAGTGATATTATAGAAGCACTACTTTTACACAGGCATCATTTTCCTGCCACTCATCTGTCTCTATCCCTTGCAGACATTGCGCTTCAAGATAATAATTTCATAAACCAAACCCGAAAAATTACTAAAGAAAGAGTTAATAAGCTGCATAAACAACTCGATGAATTAAAAAGTTTTAAATATATACCTACATATTCTAATATTTTTATGTTAAAAAATCATCACCTTAATTATTTTGAATTAGATAATATGTTTAAAAAGAAAGGAATAATTACTTCTAACCTCAATATAACAGGAATAAAACAAAATAATTATGTTAGAATTACTATAAGAAAAGAAGAAGATAATAATTATTTTTTTAATGTATGTAAAGAAATTGATAATGAAATAAAAATTAAGACATAA
- a CDS encoding S9 family peptidase has product MKKSIIILFIWGYIIPCIAQEKLLTINDAIIGNNAHMYPELLSQLQWKGKTSNYTYVNNNSLIQGNVKSSKEKEILNLDNLNNILKTQDIKELINFPAYSWHNDNSIRFYNNEHLIVYNLKSKNIALNIKLEDNTENTVYCKESNLIAYTIENNLFIINSSNKSQQITNEDNKGIINGSSYVHRSEFGIRKGSFWSPKGNYLAFYRKDETMVTDYPLVDISQRIATLNNIKYPMAGMKSEEVTMGIYNVKNNNTIFLETGEPKEQYLTNIVWDLSEKYIYIAIVNREQNHMKLNKYDILTGKLIKTLFEEKHEKYVEPEKPMMFLSGKPDEFIWFSERDGYNHLYLYNTEGKLIKQLTKGNWTVTDFLGFDEEENHIFYSSTAESPIERHVYKLNISSGDISKLTAKKGSHTGQFNFSGNYFIDQYSSLTVPRTYYLKNNLGEIIRTLFNAENPMKNFKIGEMTIFTVKANDGITDLYCRMIKPVDFDSTKKYPAIIYVYGGPHSQLVRNTWMGSTWVWQYYMAQKGYVMFTMDNRGTQNRGFEFENIIHRQVGFYETQDQMKGIEYLKNTGFVDTTRIGIHGWSYGGFLTISLLEQYPETFKVGVAGGPVIDWKYYEIMYGERYMDTPQENPEGYEKSAVINYAKNLKGKLMIIQGAIDGTVVWQNSLAFLQKCVEEGILVDYLVYPRHKHNVRGKDRIHLMRKVTQYFDDYLYPINSQTDQ; this is encoded by the coding sequence ATGAAAAAATCAATAATTATTCTGTTCATTTGGGGATATATTATTCCATGTATTGCGCAAGAAAAACTACTAACAATAAACGATGCTATAATTGGCAACAATGCACATATGTATCCTGAATTATTAAGCCAATTACAATGGAAAGGAAAAACCAGTAATTACACCTATGTTAATAATAATTCATTAATACAAGGCAATGTAAAATCCTCAAAAGAAAAAGAAATACTTAATTTAGATAATTTGAATAATATTCTTAAAACTCAGGATATTAAAGAATTAATTAACTTTCCTGCATATAGCTGGCATAATGATAATTCAATAAGATTTTATAATAATGAGCATTTGATAGTTTATAATTTAAAATCAAAAAATATTGCTCTAAATATTAAATTAGAAGATAATACCGAAAATACAGTCTATTGCAAAGAATCTAATTTAATAGCCTATACTATTGAAAATAATTTATTTATAATAAATTCATCTAATAAAAGTCAACAAATCACAAATGAAGATAATAAGGGTATAATTAATGGCAGTAGTTATGTTCATCGTAGTGAATTTGGTATAAGAAAAGGCTCATTCTGGTCGCCTAAAGGTAATTATCTTGCATTTTACCGTAAAGATGAAACAATGGTAACAGATTATCCACTTGTTGATATATCACAAAGAATAGCTACACTTAATAATATTAAATATCCTATGGCAGGAATGAAAAGTGAAGAAGTAACCATGGGGATTTACAATGTAAAAAATAACAATACAATTTTTCTTGAAACCGGAGAACCAAAAGAACAATATCTGACAAATATTGTTTGGGATCTTTCTGAAAAATATATTTATATCGCAATAGTAAATCGTGAACAAAATCATATGAAACTAAATAAATATGATATTTTAACAGGTAAATTGATTAAAACATTGTTTGAAGAAAAACACGAAAAATATGTTGAACCGGAAAAACCAATGATGTTCTTATCAGGCAAACCTGATGAATTTATTTGGTTTAGCGAAAGAGACGGATATAATCATTTATATCTCTATAATACTGAGGGTAAATTAATTAAACAACTAACAAAAGGAAACTGGACAGTTACAGACTTTTTAGGATTTGATGAAGAAGAAAATCATATTTTTTATTCTTCTACTGCAGAAAGTCCAATTGAACGGCATGTTTATAAACTAAATATTTCTTCAGGAGATATTTCAAAACTTACAGCTAAAAAAGGTTCACATACCGGACAATTTAATTTTTCAGGGAATTACTTTATTGACCAATATTCAAGCCTGACAGTTCCAAGAACATATTATTTAAAAAACAATTTAGGTGAAATAATAAGGACATTATTTAATGCAGAAAACCCGATGAAAAATTTCAAAATCGGAGAAATGACAATATTTACAGTAAAAGCAAATGATGGAATAACTGATTTATATTGCAGAATGATAAAACCTGTAGATTTTGACTCAACAAAAAAATATCCGGCAATTATTTATGTTTATGGTGGACCTCATTCTCAATTGGTTCGCAATACATGGATGGGAAGTACATGGGTTTGGCAGTATTATATGGCTCAAAAAGGATATGTAATGTTTACTATGGATAATCGTGGGACACAAAATCGAGGATTTGAATTTGAGAACATTATACACAGGCAAGTAGGATTTTATGAAACTCAAGATCAAATGAAAGGAATAGAATACCTTAAAAACACAGGTTTTGTTGACACCACAAGAATTGGTATTCATGGCTGGAGTTATGGCGGATTTTTAACAATTTCGCTTTTGGAACAATACCCTGAAACATTTAAAGTTGGTGTAGCTGGCGGTCCTGTTATTGATTGGAAATATTATGAAATAATGTACGGTGAAAGATATATGGATACTCCACAGGAAAATCCCGAAGGATACGAAAAATCAGCAGTTATAAATTATGCAAAAAATTTAAAAGGAAAATTAATGATTATCCAAGGAGCTATTGATGGTACTGTTGTCTGGCAAAACAGTCTTGCATTTTTACAGAAATGTGTTGAAGAAGGCATCCTTGTTGATTATTTGGTTTACCCACGACACAAACATAATGTCAGAGGAAAAGACAGGATACACCTTATGAGAAAAGTTACTCAGTATTTTGATGATTATCTTTACCCGATTAATTCACAAACTGACCAATAA
- a CDS encoding methylenetetrahydrofolate reductase, whose product MFITNYLQQNKKPIISFEFFPPRTEKGIISQEKAITALKEIEPDFVSVTFGAGGSSRKGSFQLIDKLKNKYNFNVIAYLAAYGLSVKDIKSILDKFKQLGVKNILAVRGDEPKEINNFTFHSESFKYASELISLIKPLYNFNIGVAGYPEGHKEQNNFDNNIKHLKQKVNFGADFIISQFFADNSFYYDFVNKCRDSEINVPIIPGIMPIYSMNMFENLSEMCGTTITEELRNSLNKLPKDDKDAFFEFALEFTTTQCKDLLKKGVPGLHFYTMNRAKLIIETIKQLKKDNLL is encoded by the coding sequence ATGTTCATAACTAATTATTTACAACAAAACAAAAAACCAATTATCTCATTTGAATTTTTCCCTCCAAGAACAGAAAAAGGGATAATTAGTCAGGAAAAAGCAATTACAGCATTAAAAGAAATTGAACCTGATTTTGTATCAGTTACTTTTGGTGCAGGTGGTTCATCACGTAAAGGTTCTTTTCAGTTAATTGATAAATTGAAAAACAAATATAATTTTAATGTAATTGCATATCTTGCTGCTTATGGACTTAGTGTTAAAGACATTAAATCAATCTTAGATAAATTTAAACAACTCGGTGTAAAAAACATTTTAGCTGTAAGAGGAGATGAACCAAAAGAAATAAATAATTTTACTTTTCATTCTGAAAGTTTTAAATATGCTTCTGAATTAATTTCTTTAATTAAACCTTTATACAATTTTAATATCGGAGTTGCCGGGTATCCTGAAGGACACAAAGAACAAAATAACTTTGATAATAATATTAAACATCTTAAACAAAAAGTTAATTTCGGTGCCGATTTTATTATATCACAATTTTTTGCTGATAATTCATTTTATTACGACTTTGTAAATAAATGCAGAGATTCAGAAATAAATGTTCCAATAATTCCTGGCATAATGCCAATATATAGTATGAACATGTTTGAGAATTTATCAGAAATGTGCGGAACTACTATTACTGAAGAACTAAGAAATAGTTTAAATAAACTACCAAAAGATGATAAAGATGCCTTTTTTGAGTTTGCTCTTGAATTTACTACTACTCAATGTAAAGACCTATTGAAAAAAGGTGTCCCGGGTTTACATTTTTATACAATGAACCGTGCAAAACTTATTATTGAAACAATAAAACAACTTAAAAAAGATAATTTATTATAA
- a CDS encoding GNAT family N-acetyltransferase yields MKDILIKELNTFEQFKDCYHLQDKIWNLSDKDKISAITLKALTMRYPQMGIVIGAFIEKMIGFAVFFPTQEVNTLYGHIIGVLKEYADANIGVKMLMKAQEICSEREIIKICWTYEPLEGRNANLYINKMGAIAVKYEEEYFEVEDELNRGFPIDRFIVDWNIQSKRVVDRINKKTEKKSLSDIIKLYKTVTNHYFPNDKTVLVEIPSDLQKIKKENMTKAIEYRMNTRKIFNEYLNNRGFIISELYSEIINNERRNYYLLEKRN; encoded by the coding sequence ATGAAAGATATATTAATAAAAGAATTAAATACATTTGAACAATTTAAAGATTGTTATCATTTACAAGATAAAATATGGAATTTGTCTGATAAAGATAAAATTTCTGCCATAACATTAAAAGCATTAACAATGAGATATCCTCAGATGGGTATTGTTATTGGAGCTTTTATTGAAAAAATGATTGGTTTTGCTGTTTTTTTCCCTACACAAGAAGTTAATACACTTTATGGACATATTATTGGTGTTTTAAAAGAATATGCTGATGCAAATATTGGAGTAAAAATGCTAATGAAGGCACAAGAAATTTGTTCAGAGAGAGAAATTATTAAAATATGTTGGACATATGAGCCTTTAGAAGGAAGGAATGCAAATTTATACATCAATAAAATGGGTGCAATAGCTGTAAAATATGAAGAAGAATATTTTGAAGTAGAAGATGAGCTTAATAGGGGATTTCCAATTGATAGATTTATTGTTGACTGGAATATTCAAAGTAAACGAGTAGTTGACAGAATTAATAAAAAAACTGAAAAAAAATCTTTATCAGATATTATAAAATTATATAAAACTGTTACAAATCATTATTTTCCGAACGATAAAACAGTATTAGTAGAAATACCATCTGATTTACAGAAAATAAAAAAAGAAAACATGACTAAAGCTATAGAATACAGAATGAATACAAGAAAAATATTTAATGAATATCTTAATAACAGGGGATTTATAATATCAGAATTGTATTCAGAAATAATTAATAATGAAAGGAGAAATTATTATCTCTTAGAAAAAAGAAATTAA
- a CDS encoding DUF4154 domain-containing protein, with protein sequence MKIISKKYYLLFIIIIFNLLNNSVLCQEISDAQLKTAYIYRFARYIEWENEDSIKEFLIGVYDDNPVMFNELLNLTRLRKLKNKPIKVLYFHKSDIITKTHVLYTGIEKNYDIKSVLDKIHGNNTLLVSDNCESQKSVMINFLPMEEGIIHFEINKKNIIDANLTILPKLLLLGGTEIDVRELYREQEKELQSEKDKVEQREIQIASQKEGLQIQKKKILQQSTEIEKQQIQIFEQQNNIKNQKKELSKLLNEVKKQQENLNSKIKILQKQEADINNQENKIKKQQIEIEIHSKFLEKQNANIKIKEQNIKELNTVLEKQIAKIETQQHILYLFIVFIALILSLVFFIFQGYKIKKQANIRLNEKNVAINQQKEEIQTQAEHLEIINKELEKLSIVASKTDNSVVIANANGDIEWVNDGFTRLFGYTLQEFKKEYGSNIAKTSLNPKIREDIKSCIRDKKTIVYSVLNKTKSGKKIWTQTTLTPILNYDRDIEKLVAIDSDITQIKEAEKEIIRQKDQIEEHKNEIEAQRDEIEAQRDMAINQRDAIKIQKQEIMDSIFYAKRIQNAIMPTNEYISNILSNYFILNKPKGIVSGDFYWVSEHNDMKVIALADCTGHGVPGAFMSMLGISFLNKIVNEKNILEPKEILNRLRENVILALHQTGKTGEATDGMDIAVITIDKYSKNLKYSGAMNPIYHIRDNDLHIFNANNMPISIHHNIEDNFTTNSYKLQNNDMIYLFTDGYIDQFGGENNRKFKSKNFKTLLAEISSLPLDEQEKILDTNMLNWQGDCEQIDDILVMGIRI encoded by the coding sequence ATGAAAATAATTTCAAAAAAATATTATTTACTTTTTATAATAATCATATTTAACCTGCTTAATAATTCTGTGCTGTGTCAGGAAATTAGTGATGCACAATTAAAAACAGCATATATTTACAGATTTGCAAGATATATTGAATGGGAAAATGAAGATAGCATAAAAGAATTCCTTATTGGAGTGTACGATGATAATCCTGTTATGTTTAATGAATTATTAAACCTTACACGCTTAAGAAAATTAAAAAACAAACCGATAAAAGTTTTATATTTCCATAAATCAGATATAATAACAAAAACACATGTATTATATACAGGTATTGAAAAAAACTATGATATTAAATCAGTATTAGATAAAATTCATGGAAATAATACTTTACTGGTAAGTGATAATTGCGAATCACAAAAATCGGTCATGATAAATTTTCTGCCAATGGAAGAAGGAATAATTCACTTTGAAATTAATAAAAAAAATATTATTGATGCTAATCTTACTATTTTGCCTAAATTATTATTACTTGGCGGAACTGAAATTGATGTAAGGGAGCTATACAGAGAACAGGAAAAAGAATTACAGAGCGAAAAAGATAAAGTTGAACAACGCGAGATACAAATTGCAAGTCAAAAAGAAGGACTTCAAATACAAAAAAAGAAAATATTGCAACAAAGTACTGAAATTGAAAAACAGCAAATCCAAATTTTTGAACAACAAAATAATATAAAAAATCAAAAAAAGGAACTTTCAAAATTATTAAACGAAGTTAAAAAACAACAGGAAAACCTAAATTCAAAAATAAAAATTCTTCAAAAACAGGAAGCAGATATAAATAATCAGGAAAATAAAATAAAAAAACAACAAATTGAAATAGAAATTCACAGTAAATTTCTTGAAAAACAAAATGCTAACATTAAAATAAAAGAACAGAATATAAAAGAACTAAACACTGTTCTTGAAAAACAAATAGCCAAAATTGAAACGCAGCAGCATATTTTGTATTTATTTATTGTTTTCATAGCGTTAATATTAAGTTTAGTATTTTTTATTTTTCAAGGATATAAAATTAAAAAACAAGCAAATATTAGATTAAATGAAAAAAATGTAGCTATTAATCAACAAAAAGAAGAAATACAAACGCAAGCCGAACATTTGGAAATAATAAATAAAGAATTAGAAAAACTATCAATTGTTGCCAGTAAAACAGATAACTCAGTTGTAATTGCTAATGCAAATGGTGATATCGAATGGGTTAATGATGGATTTACACGTTTGTTTGGTTATACACTTCAGGAATTTAAAAAAGAATATGGCTCAAACATCGCTAAAACAAGCCTTAACCCAAAAATAAGAGAAGATATAAAAAGTTGCATCAGGGATAAAAAAACAATTGTTTATTCCGTATTGAATAAAACAAAATCAGGGAAAAAAATCTGGACACAAACTACTCTTACACCTATTTTAAATTATGACAGAGATATAGAAAAACTGGTAGCTATAGATTCGGATATTACTCAAATTAAAGAGGCTGAAAAAGAAATAATCAGACAAAAAGATCAAATTGAAGAACATAAAAATGAAATTGAAGCACAAAGAGATGAAATCGAGGCACAAAGAGATATGGCAATTAATCAAAGAGATGCAATAAAAATACAGAAACAGGAAATTATGGACAGTATCTTTTATGCTAAAAGAATTCAAAATGCTATTATGCCTACCAATGAATATATAAGCAATATTTTAAGTAACTATTTTATATTAAATAAGCCTAAAGGAATTGTCAGCGGAGATTTCTATTGGGTTTCCGAACATAATGACATGAAAGTTATTGCATTAGCCGATTGCACAGGACACGGCGTTCCCGGTGCTTTTATGAGCATGCTTGGAATTTCGTTTTTAAATAAAATAGTAAATGAAAAGAACATACTTGAACCAAAAGAAATATTAAATCGTTTAAGAGAAAATGTAATATTAGCTTTACATCAAACAGGAAAAACAGGAGAAGCAACCGATGGTATGGATATTGCCGTTATTACTATTGATAAATATTCAAAAAATCTTAAATATTCCGGAGCAATGAATCCGATATATCATATCAGAGATAATGATCTGCATATTTTTAATGCTAATAATATGCCAATATCTATTCATCATAATATTGAAGACAATTTTACTACTAATTCATATAAGCTACAGAATAATGATATGATCTATCTTTTCACTGATGGATATATTGACCAGTTTGGAGGAGAAAATAATCGAAAATTTAAAAGCAAAAATTTTAAAACCCTGTTAGCTGAAATAAGTTCATTACCACTTGATGAACAAGAAAAAATTCTGGATACTAATATGCTTAATTGGCAAGGCGATTGTGAACAAATTGATGATATTTTAGTTATGGGAATTAGAATTTAA